A window of the Falco rusticolus isolate bFalRus1 chromosome 1, bFalRus1.pri, whole genome shotgun sequence genome harbors these coding sequences:
- the ABCA5 gene encoding LOW QUALITY PROTEIN: ATP-binding cassette sub-family A member 5 (The sequence of the model RefSeq protein was modified relative to this genomic sequence to represent the inferred CDS: deleted 2 bases in 1 codon), with amino-acid sequence MAPAAPREAGVWRQTRALLFKNCLIKCRTKKSSVQEVLFPLFFLFWLILMSMMHPHRKYGELSNSNLGTLDTSMLVNFVIGYTPPTRMAREIMKKVAFDNFEDGIITEEYLSEEELQEASASKSSKFVGVVFNDAMSYQLRFHNSIAMSSIYTESRASCSNLQKGCESVTYWSSGFTALQACIDAAIIQLKTNQSVWEQLELTRAVVMGEAAVVEIDNFPRAIILIYLVIAFSPFGYYLAIHIVAEKERKLKEFLKILGLHDTAFWLSWVLLYMSLIFVMSILMAVIATASSLFPQSSAFVIFLLFFLYGISSVFFALMLTPLFKKSKHVGIVEFLATLAFGFVGLNIVLLEDFPKSFVWVLSPLCQCSFLIGVAQVMHLEDYEDGATFSNLYDGPYPLFISLILLVLDSIFYLLVAVYLDQVIPGEFGLRRTPFFFMKPSFWSKHRKNYKELYESSVNGSLSFSEIVEPVPSEFQGKEAIRISCVQKTFRKKGETVEALRNLSFDIYEGQITALLGHSGTGKTTLMNILCGLCPPTDGFVSVYGHKVSEIDEMLEVRQIAGVCPQSDIHFDILTVEENLSIFAAIKGIPQNDLIQEVQKVLLDLDMQPIRDNQAKKLSGGQKRRLSVGVAVLGNPKVLLLDEPTAGMDPCSRHIVWNLLKNRKANRVTVFSTHFMDEADILADRKAVISQGMLKCLGSSLFLKSKWGIGYRLSMHIDAYCNTEATTSLIRQHIPAASLIQENDEQLVYTLPLRDMDKFAGLFSDLDIHSHLGVITYGVSMTTLEDVYLKLEVEAEIDQADYSVFIPSKCRMKWIQNPSTHMEQSLLMLSETKVPAMSNTALWKKQVSTIAKFNFLSLKRENKCVRVMLLLFLIFLIVQILLFFIHHIIKNSVAAIKLSPDLYLLKPGENYHKYRSRLLLQNSTESDIDDIVRSLGSMNILLEMFNDSDYIAAAPHSAALNVLDPEGRQNYVFAVIFNSTMVHSLPVLMNIVSNLLLRSLNVTESIQIWSNPFVQNLPDTIFRLEIYFEAVLLGIIITGMPPYFAMDNAENHKIKAYTQLKIAGLYPSAYWTGQAVVDLPLFFSILVLMIGSLFAFHYGVYFYVGKFLAVIFCLIGYVPSVVLFTYVVSFTFKKVQNTKEFWSFIFSVTALLCTVVTEVAFFLDFYLVTTILHYVFSIFIPIYPLIGCLISFIKVSWKGKEKNGGYYDPWDRLLVAVVAPYLQCVVWLLLLRCFELKNGGRTVREDPFFRKCSTKAKTWKFPDVPHDKNEDGDVKAERLRVQEILSNPKSEEMPAILVSSLHKEFDERKEFLLGRKIKKVATKHVSLCVKKGEILGLLGPNGAGKSTLINMLVGEIEPTSGQVLMGGDSFGLNSEDDSVKFVGYCPQTNPLWPDITLQEHFEIYGAIKGMSQSDVKEVIKRITNALDLKDHLQKTTKKLGVGLKRKLCFALSMLGNPRVTLLDEPSTGMDPKAKQHMWRAIRAAFKNKERAAILTTHYMEEADAVCDRVAILVSGQLRCIGTVQHLKSKFGRGYFLEMKLKETADVQQVEYLQSQISHIFPNANRQESFASILAYKIPKEDVQSLSHSFSKLEEVKHAFNIEEYSFSQATLEQVFVELAKEQEEEDSSFGTLNSTLWWERTQEDRVVF; translated from the exons ATGGCACCAGCTGCTCCAAGAGAAGCAGGAGTATGGAGGCAAACCAGAGCTCTCTTGTTCAAGAACTGTCTTATTAAGTGTAGGACTAAAAAAAGCAGCGTTCAG GAGGTCCTTTTCCCactctttttcctgttttggctGATTCTGATGAGCATGATGCATCCGCACAGGAAATACGGCGAGCTCAGCAACTCCAACCTCGGCACCCTGGATACCTCCATGCTGGTGAATTTTGTCATCGGATACACGCCGCCCACCCGAATGGCACGAGAAATCATGAAGAAAGTGGCTTTTGATAACTTTGAAGATG GCATCATCACGGAGGAGTATTTAAGCGAGGAGGAGCTGCAAGAGGCTAGTGCTTCTAAATCCTCAAAATTTGTGGGCGTCGTGTTCAACGATGCCATGTCCTACCAGCTGAGGTTTCACAATTCCATCGCTATGTCTTCCATTTACACGGAATCGAGAG CCAGTTGCTCCAACCTGCAGAAAGGATGCGAGTCGGTAACATACTGGAGCTCAGGGTTTACAGCTCTGCAAGCCTGCATCGATGCTGCAATCATACAG cTGAAGACGAATCAGTCGGTTTGGGAACAGCTTGAATTGACAAGAGCAGTGGTTATGGGAGAGGCTGCGGTGGTGGAAATAGATAATTTTCCTCGTGCgattattttaatttacctAGTGATCGCTTTCTCGCCATTTGGATATTATTTGGCAATTCATATTGTGGCggaaaaggagaggaagttgaaggaattcttaaaaatattggGACTTCATGACACTGCCTTTTG GCTTTCCTGGGTGCTGCTCTACATGAGTCTGATTTTTGTCATGTCCATTCTGATGGCAGTGATTGCTACGgcttcttccctctttccccagAGCAGTGCCTTTGtgatatttctcctttttttcctgtatggaATCTCTTCG GTTTTCTTTGCACTGATGCTGACACCTctatttaaaaagtcaaaacatgTGGGTATAGTGGAGTTCTTGGCCACGCTGGCTTTTGGTTTCGTGGGCCTTAACATTGTCCTGCTGGAGGATTTCCCCAAGTCCTTCGTGTGGGTGCTCAGCCCCTTGTGTCAGTGCAGCTTCTTGATCGGCGTCGCGCAG GTCATGCATCTGGAAGATTATGAAGACGGTGCTACATTTTCAAATCTATATGACGGTCCTTACCCACTCTTTATCTCCCTTATTTTATTGGTGCTGGATAGCATATTTTATCTGCTTGTAGCTGTCTACCTTGATCAGGTTATCCCAG GGGAGTTTGGACTACGCCGCACACCGTTCTTCTTCATGAAGCCCTCGTTTTGGTCGAAGCACAGAAAAAACTACAAAGAGCTGTACGAGAGCAGCGTCAATGGCAGTCTGAGTTTCAGTGAGATAGTGGAACCCGTGCCCTCCGAATTTCAGGGGAAAGAAGCCATCAG AATCAGCTGTGttcagaaaacattcagaaaaaagggggaaactGTGGAGGCTCTCAGAA ATTTGTCCTTCGACATCTACGAAGGGCAGATCACGGCTCTGCTGGGGCACAGCGGCACCGGGAAGACGACGCTGATGAACATCCTTTGCGGGCTGTGTCCGCCGACTGACG ggtTCGTCTCTGTCTATGGGCACAAAGTCTCCGAGATCGATGAAATGCTTGAAGTGCGACAGATAGCCGGGGTGTGCCCTCAGTCCGACATACACTTTGATATATTGACTGTGGAGGAGAATCTCTCCATATTCGCTGCAATTAAAGGAATCCCTCAGAATGATTTGATACAAGAG GTGCAGAAGGTGTTGCTGGATTTGGATATGCAGCCCATCAGAGACAATCAAGCTAAAAAATTAAGCGGGGGGCAGAAGAGGCGGCTGTCGGTGGGAGTTGCTGTTCTTGGGAACCCAAAG GTCTTGTTGCTGGATGAGCCGACTGCGGGTATGGATCCGTGTTCGCGGCACATCGTCTGGAAccttctgaaaaacaggaaagcgAATCGTGTGACCGTTTTCAGTACCCACTTCATGGACGAGGCAGATATCCTCGCCG aTCGTAAAGCTGTGATTTCTCAAGGGATGTTAAAATGCCTTGGatcttctctctttctcaaaaGCAAATGGGGAATTGGCTACCGCTTGAG TATGCACATCGATGCCTATTGCAACACGGAAGCTACAACTTCGCTGATAAGACAGCACATACCTGCGGCCAGCCTGATCCAGGAGAACGACGAGCAGCTCGTGTACACCTTGCCGCTCAGGGACATGGACAAGTTTGCAG GCTTGTTTTCTGACCTGGATATTCATTCCCACTTGGGCGTTATCACGTACGGCGTTTCCATGACGACGCTGGAGGATGTCTATCTGAAGCTGGAAGTTGAGGCAGAGATTGATCAAGCAG atTATAGCGTGTTCATTCCCAGCAAGTGCAGGATGAAATGGATACAAAATCCCTCGACGCACATGGAGCAGAGCCTGCTGATGCTCTCGGAGACGAAGGTGCCGGCGATGAGCAACACGGCCCTCTGGAAGAAGCAGGTTTCCACCATAGCG AAGTTCAATTTCCTTAGTCTCAAGCGGGAAAATAAATGCGTGAGAGTGAT gttgttgctttttctgatttttcttatcgttcagattttattgtttttcataCACCACATCATCAAAAATTCTGTAGCTGCTATCAAACTTTCCCCAGATTTGTACTTGCTGAAGCCCGGAGAGAACTATCACAAGTACAGGAGTCgtctgctgctgcagaactCCACAG AATCGGATATCGATGACATTGTCCGCTCTCTTGGGAGCATGAACATACTCCTGGAGATGTTCAATGACAGCGATTACATCGCAGCTGCACCTCACAGCGCAGCTCTGAACGTGCTGGACCCTGAGGGCAGGCAG AACTATGTTTTCGCGGTCATATTCAACAGTACCATGGTGCATTCGCTGCCGGTTTTGATGAATATTGTCAGCAACCTACTGCTGCGCAGTTTAAACGTGACGGAGAGCATCCAGATCTGGAGCAACCCCTTCGTGCAG AACCTTCCAGACACAATTTTCAGACTGGAGATCTATTTTGAAGCTGTGTTACTGGGAATCATTATTACCGGAATGCCACCCTATTTTGCCATGGACAATGCAGAAAACCATAAG atCAAAGCGTACACGCAGCTGAAGATAGCGGGGCTTTATCCCTCCGCTTACTGGACTGGCCAAGCCGTTGTCGACCTCCCGCTGTTTTTCTCCATCCTCGTCCTGATGATCGGCAGCCTCTTCGCCTTTCATTACGGCGTTTATTTTTACGTGGGCAAGTTCCTCGCTGTG ATTTTTTGCCTGATCGGTTATGTCCCGTCAGTCGTGCTCTTCACTTACGTTGTCtccttcacatttaaaaaagtCCAGAATACGAAAGAATTTTGgtcatttatattttcagtg ACGGCCTTGCTCTGTACAGTTGTCACTGAAGTGGCCTTTTTTCTGGACTTTTACCTGGTAACCACCATCCTGCATTACGTCTTCTCCATCTTCATTCCTATTTATCCCCTTATTGGCtgtctgatttcttttataaag GTCTCGtggaaaggcaaggaaaagaacGGAGGATACTACGACCCCTGGGACCGGCTCCTGGTAGCAGTTGTAGCT CCCTATTTGCAGTGTGTTGTGTGGCTCTTGCTGCTGCGATGTTTTGAGCTGAAGAATGGAGGGAGGACAGTTAGAGAGGATCCGTTTTTCAG AAAATGTTCTACAAAAGCCAAAACCTGGAAGTTCCCGGATGTCCCGCATGACAAGAACGAAGATGGAGACGTGAAGGCGGAGAGGCTGCGAGTCCAAGAGATACTGAGCAATCCCAAAAGCGAGGAG ATGCCAGCGATCCTGGTCAGCAGCTTGCACAAAGAGTTTgatgaaagaaaggaatttcttctggggagaaaaataaagaaagtgGCAACGAAACATGTTTCTCTCTGCGTGAAAAAGG GAGAAATACTGGGTTTGTTAGGACCCAACGGAGCTGGCAAAAGCACGTTAATTAATATGCTCGTTGGAGAGATTGAGCCAACCAGTGGGCAA GTTCTGATGGGAGGTGATTCTTTTGGGCTGAACAGCGAAGATGACTCAGTGAAATTTGTGGGGTACTGTCCTCAAACAAACCCGCTTTGGCCAGATATTACACTGCAGGAACACTTTGAAATTTATGGAGCTATCAAAGGAATGAGTCAGTCTGATGTTAAGGAAGTCATAAAACG CATCACCAATGCCCTGGATTTAAAAGACCACCTGCAGAAGACAACGAAGAAGCTGGGCGTGGGGCTGAAACGCAAG ctctgctttgccctgAGTATGCTGGGCAACCCGCGGGTCACGCTCTTGGATGAACCGTCAACCGGGATGGATCCAAAAGCCAAGCAGCACATGTG GCGGGCAATTCgagcagcatttaaaaacaaggaGAGAGCAGCTATCCTGACCACTCACTACATGGAAGAGGCAGATGCTGTCTGTGACCGTGTGGCCATCCTGGTGTCCGGGCAGCTCAG GTGCATAGGTACTGTCCAGCACTTGAAGAGTAAGTTTGGAAGAGGATACTTcctggaaatgaaattaaaagaaacagcagatgtACAGCAGGTGGAGTACCTGCAGAGCCAGATTTCGCACATCTTCCCAAATGCAAATCGTCAGGAAAG TTTTGCTTCTATTTTGGCGTATAAAATTCCCAAAGAAGATGTACAGTCGCTTTCACATTCTTTTTCCAAGCTGGAAGAAG TAAAGCACGCCTTTAATATCGAGGAGTACAGCTTTTCTCAGGCAACGTTGGAACAG GTTTTTGTGGAGCTGGcaaaggagcaggaggaggaggacagcagcTTTGGCACCCTGAACAGCACGCTGTGGTGGGAGAGGACGCAGGAGGACAGAGTTGTTTTCTGA